The following proteins are encoded in a genomic region of Phaeodactylum tricornutum CCAP 1055/1 chromosome 1, whole genome shotgun sequence:
- a CDS encoding predicted protein, which yields MVISLLTLSRHIVLFFVFSCLFRQNEVTALLVDHNNVTPQWQDGAFPLFRECNVSTRRGLLQYFYLPPLLYMSPSKVCAMSPSEASRQYDSYASSYDKLDGGQASSALGIDQARTDLLQNARGHVLEIGVGTGLNLDRYDGAQISSLTLVDISSGMLQEAKTKADALPNLKGLPISFVQADASSALLFQFGKGSFDTVVDSFSLCVMGVDGGMACLNQLAQVLKPGGQMLLLENSRSSNSFLALYQDATAEMAASFGGKGCVYNQDVRAMITRTRMMDIQCETLYSAGLFRAFNCVRL from the coding sequence ATGGTGATATCTTTGTTGACACTCAGCCGCCACATTGTTTTGTTCTTCGTTTTCTCTTGTTTGTTCCGTCAAAACGAGGTCACGGCACTGCTAGTAGATCACAACAATGTGACCCCTCAATGGCAAGATGGTGCATTCCCGTTGTTTCGAGAATGCAATGTTTCTACACGCCGAGGTTTACTTCAATATTTCTATCTCCCCCCGCTCCTGTACATGTCGCCCTCAAAAGTTTGCGCCATGTCTCCTTCCGAAGCCTCTAGACAGTACGATTCTTATGCTTCTTCGTACGATAAGCTCGACGGGGGGCAGGCATCCTCGGCTCTGGGAATCGATCAAGCCCGAACAgatttgcttcaaaatgCACGAGGACATGTTTTAGAGATTGGGGTTGGTACTGGGCTCAATTTAGACAGGTACGACGGAGCTCAGATATCTTCACTTACGCTGGTTGACATTAGTAGTGGAATGTTGCAGGaagcgaaaacgaaagccgATGCTTTGCCCAATCTCAAGGGTCTTCCAATCAGTTTTGTTCAAGCTGACGCTTCTAGTGCACTGCTATTTCAATTTGGCAAAGGCAGTTTCGACACAGTGGTCGATAGCTTTTCTCTCTGTGTTATGGGCGTGGACGGGGGCATGGCATGTCTCAATCAGTTAGCTCAAGTTCTCAAACCTGGAGGACAGATGCTCCTTTTGGAGAATAGTAGGTCGTCGAACTCCTTCCTCGCTTTGTATCAGGACGCCACGGCGGAAATGGCGGCATCGTTCGGTGGGAAAGGATGTGTATACAACCAAGATGTGCGCGCAATGATTACGAGGACACGAATGATGGATATTCAGTGCGAGACTCTTTACTCAGCAGGACTATTTCGTGCCTTCAATTGCGTTCGACTTTAA
- a CDS encoding predicted protein — MMPRKSLVSRIFSAWAFLLPDSSANGYSFHRKEQTLTYRNLIRTHPGVHCGHLYAHPGERSSTTNLEKKVLASAQAKLDYDRVVAAMDGGKIDTTTEMFPDRVPTSQWYVALAAAGAAAGVSFVLFQNIYISAFVVAAVLLAASQDPLDEDDNVYGALARLLGRATIQSVEASQPRVRALARAVLTGEEEIGELKRHIVELQEENHRLQIWIRRRVYVDENISAFSFDELKDQARCNGIKVGGTKKQLLMRLLEAEIVSVDD, encoded by the coding sequence ATGATGCCTCGAAAATCTCTTGTCTCTCGAATCTTCAGTGCTTGGGCCTTCTTGCTCCCTGATTCTTCAGCAAACGGCTACAGTTTCCACAGGAAAGAGCAGACCTTGACGTATCGGAACCTGATCCGGACTCATCCTGGTGTACATTGCGGACACCTATATGCTCATCCGGGAGAGAGGTCAAGCACCACAAATCTGGAAAAGAAAGTTTTAGCTTCCGCTCAGGCAAAGTTAGACTACGACAGAGTTGTAGCAGCAATGGATGGAGGGAAGATCGATACTACAACCGAAATGTTCCCAGATCGCGTACCTACTTCCCAGTGGTACGTCGCTCTTGCTGCAGCTGGCGCAGCGGCGGGCGTTTCTTTTGTCTTATTTCAAAATATATACATTTCCGCGTTCGTTGTGGCGGCTGTTCTTTTAGCTGCCAGTCAAGACCCtttggacgaggacgatAATGTATACGGAGCGTTGGCCCGCCTTTTAGGTCGTGCTACTATTCAGTCAGTCGAAGCTTCGCAACCACGAGTGAGAGCTCTGGCACGGGCCGTGTTGACAGGAGAAGAGGAAATTGGAGAGCTGAAGCGGCATATAGTAGAGTTACAGGAGGAGAATCACAGGTTGCAAATTTGGATTAGAAGAAGAGTTTATGTTGATGAAAATATTTCtgctttctcttttgatGAATTAAAAGACCAAGCTAGATGCAACGGCATAAAGGTTGGAGGCACCAAGAAGCAGCTTCTGATGAGATTGCTTGAAGCGGAGATAGTTTCAGTCGACGACTGA
- a CDS encoding predicted protein, whose product MSDFQMITKTCLSVHETGCFHVLGLQAELPQEQIAAAVLSPKAVKKSIFVDIDEPYTRKQVQKAFLKRSDIFLVTMGPGEGIDAVKVPGHCEFQWAEYERIDWDAVLAGKHGASSYCIRKGLSRKAQLAYYTHRHVLILDTWSVWDDNAGTTNHEGFADLVVSMGSPAITSGTLNRRWRLDQSLIEAKRLMQCVNYNGSQCDGDPFPIWILKGSTVNKGAGIFLIHFYEELVDICWSEPQIREWVLQQYITVPLLLRKRKFHIRAYVVAVSAIKVYFCQECLALCSGTKYKNCDTKDLFSHITNTAYQDLDPGFSEENCIFVWNEQSIVPILLRDNTCENEEDACAKVRNVVRDMESIVAELFNAYKSEFGVFAPIEGCFEHYGLDFLVDDNWNVYLLEVNPGPDFKQTGTRLQDVVGNLMLATIDAVFEISNRKEIGTLKLVYENETRGAKDREAEAQYISSGMPSSSHEGAG is encoded by the exons ATGTCAGATTTCCAAATGATCACCAAAACTTGTCTTTCTGTCCATGAAACGGGATGTTTTCATGTTCTGGGGTTGCAGGCCGAGCTACCCCAAGAGCAAATAGCGGCTGCGGTGTTGTCGCCGAAGGCTGTCAAGAAAAGTATTTTTGTCGACATTGATGAGCCCTACACACGTAAACAGGTCCAAAAAGCCTTTCTGAAGCGATCGGATATTTTTCTCGTCACCATGGGTCCGGGTGAAGGAATTGATGCGGTCAAGGTTCCAGGTCATTGTGAATTCCAGTGGGCCGAGTACGAACGCATTGACTGGGACGCAGTCTTAGCGGGTAAGCATGGCGCCTCGTCGTACTGTATCCGGAAAGGATTAAGCAGGAAAGCCCAGCTTGCTTATTATACCCATCGGCATGTCT TAATCCTGGATACCTGGTCCGTCTGGGACGATAATGCTGGGACGACAAACCATGAAGGATTTGCAGATCTCGTTGTTTCTATGGGATCTCCAGCGATAACCTCGGGTACATTGAATCGTCGCTGGAGGCTAGATCAAAGCCTAATTGAAGCCAAGCGGTTGATGCAATGCGTCAATTATAACGGTAGTCAATGTGATGGCGATCCTTTTCCCATCTGGATCCTTAAAGGGAGTACCGTGAACAAAGGTGCTGGGATCTTTCTTATCCATTTTTATGAGGAGTTAGTGGATATTTGCTGGAGTGAGCCACAAATCCGGGAGTG GGTGTTACAACAATACATTACAGTGCCGCTACTGCTGCGGAAACGCAAGTTTCACATTCGGGCTTACGTCGTGGCTGTTTCTGCAATTAAAGTCTATTTTTGCCAAGAATGTCTAGCTCTCTGCTCAGGAACGAAGTACAAGAATTGCGACACGAAAGATCTGTTCTCTCACATAACAAACACTGCGTATCAGGATTTGGACCCTGGCTTTAGCGAAGAGAACTgtatttttgtttggaatGAACAGTCGATTGTTCCTATCCTGCTTCGAGATAACACCTGTGAAAATGAGGAGGATGCTTGTGCGAAGGTGAGGAACGTAGTTCGCGATATGGAGTCTATTGTTGCCGAACTATTCAACGCCTACAAATCAGAATTCGGGGTTTTTGCACCAATTGAAGGATGCTTCGAGCATTATGGTCTTGATTTTTTGGTGGATGACAACTGGAATGTCTATTTGCTAGAAGTAAATCCTGGGCCGGACTTCAAGCAAACCGGCACACGGCTTCAGGATGTTGTCGGGAATTTAATGCTAGCAACAATTGACGCCGTATTTGAAATATCAAATCGGAAAGAGATCGGCACTCTCAAGTTAGTGTACGAAAACGAGACTCGAGGAGCCAAA GATCGGGAAGCTGAAGCGCAGTATATTAGTAGTGGTATGCCGTCGTCTAGCCACGAAGGTGCCGGTTGA
- a CDS encoding predicted protein has translation MYPMDTIKTRMQMDQANPFRLAGIFGGVGGSLAGQVPYGVLTFGSYEMYKKSLLSQFPEVKPIFMYALAAVMGDLTGSGWLCPSEVVKQRMQAGMHGSTKDAAVSIWRSKGLVGFYEGYFGGVARDVPFRVAQLTSYEMTKNLYLRLKGRKLEEEKSKTRKRKSTAENRMELSSVEAAACGAICGTFSAAVTAPLDRIKTLLMTDSAAYGGSVASCASKIVREEGIRGLMTGVVPRVIYIAPSVVIFFVAYEQMQQRLRYF, from the exons ATGTACCCTATGGATACTATCAAG ACTCGCATGCAAATGGACCAGGCCAACCCTTTTCGACTGGCTGGCATATTTGGTGGGGTTGGTGGATCTCTTGCTGGCCAGGTCCCCTACGG AGTGTTGACTTTCGGTTCATACGAAATGTACAAAAAATCGTTGTTGTCTCAGTTTCCTGAAGTAAAGCCGATCTTCATGTACGCCTTGGCAGCCGTGATGGGCGATCTCACAGGGTCAGGATGGCTATGTCCCTCGGAAGTTGTCAAGCAACGGATGCAAGCTGGTATGCATGGATCCACCAAGGATGCTGCTGTCAGTATTTGGAGATCTAAGGGCCTTGTGGGGTTTTATGAAGGGTACTTTGGTGGAGTTGCGCGTGATGTACCCTTTCGTGTTGCCCAGCTGACTTCGTATGAAATGACGAAGAACCTCTACCTACGGCTTAAGGGAAGAAAACTCGAGGAAGAGAAAAGCAAAACCCGGAAACGCAAAAGCACGGCTGAAAATCGCATGGAACTCTCATCTGTGGAGGCAGCAGCTTGTGGTGCTATTTGTGGAACTTTCTCTGCCGCTGTGACTGCCCCCCTCGATCGCATTAAAACCCTTCTTATGACTGACAGTGCTGCATATGGAGGCTCAGTAGCATCATGTGCCTCAAAAATTGTGCGTGAAGAGGGCATTCGAGGGCTGATGACGGGAGTAGTCCCTCGTGTTATCTATATTGCTCCTTCGGTTGTCATATTCTTTGTCGCCTACGAGcaaatgcaacaaaggcTGCGGTATTTCTAA
- a CDS encoding aldehyde dehydrogenase (Probably an aldehyde dehydrogenase, catalyzing the reaction: aldehyde + NAD+ + H2O = an acid + NADH): MSNRTAKATLSSVMTKSSILVRRRSMSSIPWATMDPKALGTTAEPYAVPNIVDGKLTSTSKTIEIIHPLDRDAYPIFTVPDTQTGEIQPFLDSLRKVTKSGMHNPLKNPERYLDYGEISRKAGDALMQPDIAEFFIQTIQACVPKSHAQAAGEVRVTAAFLNNFGGDNVRRLAKSFGVPGDHYGQMSVGHRWPYGPVAIVTPFNFPLEIPVLQLMGALYMGNKPVLKPSEQVSIVMEQFLRLLHHCGMDEGDVDFLNCRGPVAQAVITQTPVRLTQFTGSSKVGELLAEATKGKVRLEDAGFDWKIIGPDVGDVDYVAWQCDQDAYATIGQKCSAQSICFIHENWKKVGLVEKIKSITEKRNLNDLTAGPTLTVSTKTFLDHTNRLASIPGASVLWGGEELENHKIPEKYGAVKPTAVFVPLEEMIKEENFESCVTEIFAPFQVISFYNDDTIDDVLSALEKMSHHLTAAVVSNDVSFQTKVLANTVNGTTYAGRRARTTGAPQNHWFGPAGDPRGAGIGTQEAIQLVWSCHREIINDNLVPTNWNQPQQS, translated from the exons ATGTCGAACCGGACGGCGAAGGCTACACTGTCGTCGGTTATGACCAAGTCGTCCATACTTGTCCGCCGCCGCAGCATGTCGTCAATTCCGTGGGCCACAATGGACCCCAAAGCATTAGGCACGACCGCTGAGCCGTACGCTGTCCCGAATATTGTTGACGGAAAGTTAACCAGCACGAGCAAGACCATCGAGATTATTCACCCCCTCGACAGGGATGCTTACCCGATCTTCACCGTCCCCGACACGCAGACTGGAGAGATCCAGCCATTCTTGGATTCGCTGCGAAAAGTCACCAAGAGTGGCATGCATAATCCTTTGAAGAATCCTGAGCGTTACCTTGATTACGGAGAGATTTCGCGTAAG GCAGGAGACGCTCTAATGCAACCGGACATCGCTGAGTTTTTCATTCAGACTATTCAGGCGTGTGTTCCTAAATCGCACGCACAGGCTGCGGGCGAGGTTAGGGTCACAGCTGCATTCTTGAACAACTTCGGTGGTGACAACGTTCGTCGTTTGGCCAAATCTTTTGGTGTTCCAGGAGATCACTACGGGCAAATGAGCGTTGGACACCGCTGGCCGTATGGCCCCGTCGCCATCGTGACGCCTTTCAACTTTCCACTGGAAATTCCTGTTTTGCAGCTTATGGGGGCCTTGTACATGGGAAATAAACCCGTTCTTAAGCCCTCGGAGCAAGTGTCAATTGTAATGGAACAGTTTCTACGTCTTCTACATCACTGTGGTATGGACGAAGGGGACGTTGATTTCCTTAACTGCCGTGGTCCAGTCGCACAGGCAGTCATTACGCAAACGCCCGTCCGGCTTACCCAATTCACCGGGTCCTCAAAAGTCGGAGAGCTGCTCGCAGAGGCGACCAAGGGCAAAGTTCGTCTTGAGGATGCTGGTTTTGACTGGAAGATTATTGGCCCAGACGTAGGCGATGTGGACTATGTAGCGTGGCAATGCGATCAGGATGCGTATGCTACTATTGGCCAAAAGTGCTCTGCTCAGTCAATTTGCTTTATACACgaaaattggaagaaagtcGGTCTCGTCGAAAAGATTAAGAGTATAACTGAAAAGAGAAATCTGAACGATCTCACCGCCGGACCCACGCTGACTGTCTCTACCAAGACGTTCCTGGATCATACGAACAGACTCGCAAGCATTCCGGGTGCGTCGGTCTTGTGGGGTGGCGAGGAACTGGAGAATCACAAAATTCCCGAGAAGTACGGCGCCGTTAAACCAACAGCAGTGTTTGTTCCTCTCGAGGAAATGATCAAGGAAGAGAATTTTGAAAGCTGCGTTACCGAGATTTTTGCTCCATTTCAAGTTATTTCCTTTTACAACGATGACACTATTGACGATGTTTTGAGcgctttggaaaagatgTCTCATCATTTGACAGCAGCAGTTGTTTCGAATGACGTGTCTTTTCAAACCAAGGTCCTCGCAAATACCGTAAACGGAACCACTTATGCCGGACGCCGAGCGCGTACGACGGGAGCACCTCAGAATCACTGGTTCGGTCCGGCCGGGGATCCTCGGGGTGCTGGTATTGGGACTCAGGAAGCTATTCAGCTGGTCTGGAGTTGCCACCGTGAGATCATCAACGATAACCTAGTTCCTACGAACTGGAATCAACCCCAGCAATCCTGA
- a CDS encoding predicted protein codes for MEHDTGGSFLSPAERTMLLKEIEVFEKLEASLKSTKRGNLRKPRSVHAGSNKPRTRDSGFREAPRSTGCLVCGIDRDHTNILLCEGCNGEYHTYCLLPPLKSIPQDDWFCDDGDGLEQLVSSLPPNFTTRFAEICWAQGGNGYGWWPCCIYDPRLTVGDARVLARKNLGKKHLVYFFQCEEAPFAVLPTTKIQGWTEGLVDSFYMGKAAKAAGKCRYIQFRKAFQAAIIEESKPLTQRLEWNQLGFPPQASLAARPASPQKTPVNAKKRPTDCLIEGSRTKRAKSSVSLDLARNDIMEKREPARYVETSESGTEMFCKVKRKLLGAVDKVEIGFVLLPCRFTSTFADVRRAISIDLDEELPSNWDWRFYVPPLGPLSIKQESRFGAMLSFLRKAAPHSDIGEGSLQKPAQVVLVDAPQN; via the exons ATGGAGCACGATACGGGAGGTTCTTTTCTTTCCCCAGCGGAGCGAACGATGCTTCTAAAAGAAATCGAAGTTTTCGAGAAGCTGGAAGCATCACTCAAATCAACGAAACGCGGGAATCTTCGCAAGCCACGTTCTGTACACGCAGGGTCAAATAAGCCCAGGACGAGAGATTCGGGTTTTCGAGAAGCTCCGCGCAGCACTGGTTGTCTCGTTTGTGGTATCGATAGGGATCACACGAATATTCTTTTGTGTGAAGGCTGCAATGGTGAATATCATACATACTGTCTTTTGCCGCCCTTGAAATCAATTCCGCAAGATGACTGGTTTTGTG ATGACGGAGATGGGCTCGAGCAGCTCGTAAGCTCATTGCCGCCGAATTTTACTACCAGATTCGCTGAGATATGCTGGGCTCAAGGAGGCAATGGCTACGGCTGGTGGCCTTGCTGCATCTACGACCCAAGATTAACTGTTGGAGATGCTCGAGTCCTCGCTCGCAAAAACTTGGGCAAGAAGCACTTGGTATATTTCTTTCAATGCGAGGAGGCCCCTTTTGCGGTGCTTCCTACGACAAAAATTCAAGGCTGGACGGAAGGCTTGGTTGATAGCTTTTATATGGGAAAGGCGGCGAAGGCTGCAGGGAAATGCCGTTATATCCAATTTCGAAAGGCTTTCCAAGCCGCAATAATTGAAGAGAGCAAACCTCTGACACAAAGATTAGAATGGAACCAGCTTGGATTTCCGCCCCAAGCTTCGTTAGCAGCAAGACCGGCATCGCCGCAGAAGACTCCGGTGAACGCGAAAAAGCGTCCAACGGACTGTCTCATTGAAGGTAGCAGAACTAAGCGTGCAAAAAGTAGTGTCAGTCTCGACTTGGCACGAAATGATATAATGGAGAAGCGGGAGCCTGCACGTTACGTCGAAACTTCGGAAAGCGGTACTGAAATGTTTTGTAAAGTTAAACGAAAGTTATTGGGGGCCGTAGATAAAGTGGAGATTGGATTTGTGTTGTTACCGTGTCGATTCACTTCGACCTTCGCGGACGTGCGGAGAGCCATTTCTATTGAtcttgacgaagaattgcCTTCAAATTGGGATTGGAGATTTTACGTGCCACCCCTTGGACCGCTGAGCATAAAACAAGAATCCAGATTTGGTGCAATGCTATCTTTCTTGCGGAAAGCAGCACCCCATTCGGATATCGGAGAAGGGAGCCTACAAAAACCCGCACAAGTCGTGCTGGTCGATGCGCCTCAAAACTAA
- a CDS encoding predicted protein, with protein MLMTTKMKAMAGQITLLRGGCLFGSPCCFFIPSRLSLELRASRSQSTSTMDLVDSKECTPLTSTLHFYEKRDFDPSLKSSPKICKDLGKSNWHTLLNASASRSLPFIVESCELDLIQAAKDRDYYDKIVLLVSCCELDIPRDSHEESTLSGRGVGQALSLSRRTANFCNRETGFLPELILVPPLRCIIETAMFSFPQSSPHSLSAAEWICHPHVQDIVAHPSKPGVSDPQPLVSAKIEILENTDSLLQWIQKRSERVIVGKLNCCLGPWYAATPVVSYLIGFFYRLTVASDSPWLQAFSCSLRYSRGAECFREGELRAVGLHFL; from the coding sequence ATGTTAATGACGACTAAAATGAAAGCCATGGCGGGTCAAATTACCCTGCTGCGTGGAGGCTGCTTGTTTGGAAGTCCGTGCTGTTTCTTTATTCCATCACGCTTGTCGCTGGAATTGCGGGCGTCGCGTTCCCAGTCCACTAGCACAATGGATCTCGTCGATTCAAAGGAATGCACTCCTTTAACCTCAACGTTGCACTTCTACGAGAAGCGCGACTTCGACCCATCTTTGAAATCCTCACCAAAAATCTGCAAGGATCTCGGGAAAAGTAACTGGCATACTCTTTTAAATGCCTCAGCTAGTCGGTCGCTTCCCTTCATTGTTGAATCTTGTGAGTTGGACCTAATCCAAGCCGCTAAAGACCGCGACTATTACGACAAAATTGTGTTGCTTGTCAGTTGCTGCGAGTTAGACATTCCGAGAGACAGTCATGAGGAATCTACGCTGAGTGGACGTGGTGTGGGACAAGCGCTCAGTTTGTCGCGTCGAACCGCCAATTTCTGCAACCGCGAAACTGGCTTCCTGCCTGAATTGATCTTGGTGCCACCACTTCGCTGCATTATTGAAACCGCAATGTTCAGTTTTCCCCAAAGTTCTCCTCACAGTTTATCGGCCGCCGAATGGATATGTCACCCACATGTACAGGATATTGTAGCGCATCCATCTAAACCTGGAGTGTCCGATCCCCAGCCATTGGTGTCCGCAAAAATAGAAATTCTTGAAAATACCGACAGCCTGCTGCAGTGGATTCAAAAACGCAGTGAGCGAGTCATTGTTGGTAAGCTCAATTGTTGTCTTGGGCCTTGGTATGCTGCGACACCCGTAGTGAGCTACCTAATCGGTTTCTTCTATCGCCTAACAGTTGCCAGTGATTCCCCCTGGTTGCAAGCTTTTAGCTGTTCTCTCCGGTACAGCCGGGGAGCAGAATGTTTCCGGGAAGGAGAGCTGAGGGCGGTGGGCCTCCACTTTCTATGA
- a CDS encoding predicted protein: protein MAFTFRVKRRRRGLASDFSPSDSASMYFGLLSAVFCILLHCSKEAIATSSGPEIDSNIHKRNSGGKSENPESKKESWSIASIFRLNDVVKQETSETLEEGGFNRFAQTASPSNGSGRGGASTVVKPSRRFQLFSPLDTSKVAPFASRLLRDEEIVLPTSVDEPSTRNYEANDSKLWWVNAWSGHVPSMDHHSTEKEIQYTHNKDDLESIAIATLNEKSVAEPPANASYLPRKRNEPKRRRRNKDISSNRSAEGEILRASQEIPDPERRAREPVGGLYDIAASTVQFHADTHFVPQVDLEGANAETGEKEDPTPFTSSGHWPLIDNFLTLGLARKHPSLRLSTQLRSFRKVTANATGLHGLISGKREIYPPSNSFDEAYRGLVQRRIAAIDRARARVDLISNVSSVTRRRRGLFGRKEQISKDGEYAFIVKEQRDAAQEMRRRERVTEIDKQILAGQKRIMELSCEKDFIQRRPNPLWNYTGQLDPDPIKTGSKSHKSDEVSREFNFPPKDLVDDYLDMLFSSGRLVRLNHTDLWRNAVNEEDDEDDELRTPIAGDVEIGRRRRNGNTNSGNWLLRNGLGEKIGETAETAAYKAVCTAIMGVLARCLSAIHGVNIMAYSDIRLFMDQTPDLPPLAAGIIPGSGAGGNYAQEALSDAMRRGVRKKKRSKNRSFEGDDFMQRDAVVETLLSHCQLSAPLLQLFPLSWQRALLGNIITLVTAAISDFFEGMEFQILGHRLSFAFTPITEEDMIRHIGTTGGGFSRRRANTHEFESAVQATAERLSDNLKFLDRWHERALGSGMLRSQIANLIARLVLTLVDDVLSGARMDMWAAHVGGPRLVAGLEYRTGPMEP from the exons ATGGCTTTCACATTTCGAGTGAAGCGTCGTCGGCGCGGTCTGGCCAGTGATTTTTCACCATCTGATTCCGCCTCGATGTACTTTGGCTTGCTCTCGGCGGTATTTTGCATTCTCCTTCATTGTAGCAAAGAGGCCATAGCCACTTCCTCAGGTCCCGAGATCGACTCCAATATTCACAAACGTAACTCCGGAGGAAAATCTGAAAATCCTGaatcaaaaaaagaaagctgGTCAATTGCTTCAATATTCCGGTTGAATGATGTAGTGAAGCAGGAGACATCTGAAACTCTTGAGGAAGGCGGTTTCAATAGATTCGCACAGACAGCTTCGCCATCCAATGGGTCAGGTCGAGGCGGAGCTTCAACCGTGGTCAAGCCTTCCAGGCGATTCCAATTGTTTTCTCCTCTAGACACCAGTAAAGTGGCGCCCTTTGCCTCGAGGCTCCTtcgagacgaagaaatcgtctTGCCAACATCCGTGGACGAACCCTCAACCAGAAATTACGAGGCGAATGATAGCAAACTATGGTGGGTTAATGCCTGGTCGGGTCACGTACCGAGCATGGACCACCATTctacagaaaaagaaattcagtacacacacaacaaagaCGATTTAGAATCGATTGCGATTGCAACACTGAATGAAAAATCAGTAGCAGAACCTCCTGCAAATGCCTCTTAtttgccaagaaaaagaaacgaaccgaaaaggagaagaagaaacaaagaTATCAGCTCGAACCGTTCTGCGGAAGGTGAAATACTACGGGCAAGCCAAGAAATCCCAGATCCTGAGCGGAGAGCTAGAGAGCCGGTAGGAGGTCTCTATGATATCGCAGCTTCGACAGTGCAATTTCATGCTGATACCCACTTTGTCCCTCAGGTGGACCTTGAAGGAGCTAACGCTGAGACAGGGGAAAAAGAGGACCCCACTCCTTTCACTTCTTCTGGCCAC TGGCCCTTGATCGACAATTTTTTGACATTGGGTCTTGCGCGAAAACATCCTTCTCTACGTTTATCCACGCAACTACGCTCATTTCGAAAAGTCACTGCAAATGCCACTGGGTTACATGGCCTTATAAGTGGAAAGCGTGAAATCTATCCGCCATCCAATTCATTTGATGAAGCCTATAGAGGACTTGTGCAAAGACGTATTGCAGCAATTGATAGAGCGCGCGCTCGAGTAGATCTCATTTCTAATGTGAGTTCGGTGACGCGGAGACGTCGTGGTCTATTTGGGCGCAAAGAGCAGATTTCCAAGGACGGTGAATATGCGTTCATTGTCAAGGAGCAAAGGGATGCGGCACAAGAGATGCGGAGACGAGAGCGAGTCACCGAGATTGACAAGCAAATACTGGCAGGCCAAAAGCGGATAATGGAGCTTAGTTGTGAAAAGGATTTCATTCAGCGTCGTCCAAATCCATTGTGGAACTATACTGGACAGCTTGACCCGGATCCTATCAAAACTGGCTCAAAGTCCCACAAATCAGACGAGGTGTCAAGAGAATTCAATTTTCCACCGAAAGATCTTGTGGATGACTATCTTGATATGTTATTTTCAAGTGGTCGTCTAGTCAGGCTCAACCATACCGATTTGTGGCGGAACGCGGtaaatgaagaagacgacgaggacgatgagTTACGAACACCAATTGCTGGTGACGTCGAAATTGGTAGACGGagacgaaatggaaacacAAACTCTGGGAATTGGCTTTTAAGGAACGGGCTTGGTGAAAAGATTGGGGAAACTGCAGAAACGGCTGCATATAAGGCGGTTTGTACAGCAATAATGGGAGTCCTGGCGAGGTGTCTATCAGCTATTCACGGGGTCAACATAATGGCGTATTCTGATATTCGGCTATTTATGGATCAGACCCCTGATCTACCACCACTTGCAGCGGGAATTATTCCTGGAAGCGGAGCAGGTGGGAACTACGCTCAGGAAGCTTTGAGCGACGCTATGAGGCGGGGTGtgcggaaaaagaaacgcagTAAAAATCGCTCATTTGAAGGAGATGATTTTATGCAGCGAGATGCAGTGGTGGAGACGCTACTGAGCCATTGCCAGCTATCCGCTCCTTTATTGCAGCTCTTCCCTCTCTCGTGGCAACGTGCACTGCTTGGAAATATCATCACACTTGTAACTGCAGCAATTTCTGATTTCTTCGAAGGCATGGAATTTCAAATATTGGGACACCGCCTATCTTTTGCGTTCACCCCTATTACTGAAGAAGATATGATTCGCCACATTGGCACGACAGGCGGTGGCTTTAGTCGACGGCGCGCGAATACACATGAATTTGAGTCCGCAGTCCAAGCCACTGCGGAAAGGCTTTCCGATAACCTCAAGTTCCTTGACCGTTGGCATGAGCGAGCACTTGGTAGCGGAATGCTTCGATCGCAGATTGCAAACTTGATTGCCCGATTGGTGTTAACACTTGTCGACGACGTTTTGAGTGGAGCGCGTATGGACATGTGGGCTGCGCACGTGGGAGGTCCGCGTCTCGTTGCTGGACTGGAATATAGAACTGGTCCTATGGAACCTTAA